In Algihabitans albus, the following are encoded in one genomic region:
- the petA gene encoding ubiquinol-cytochrome c reductase iron-sulfur subunit has product MADSADVQHGVEDESKRDFLYLAAGAVGAVGVAGAVWPMINSLNPSADVLALASIDVDLSPIAVGQSITVTWRGKPVFIRHRTEEEIAVAREVPLDDLIDVQSDEERAEQPQWLVMVGVCTHLGCIPLGQNPNDTKGEFGGWFCPCHGSHYDTSGRIRKGPAPRNLEVPAYTFIDDTTITIG; this is encoded by the coding sequence ATGGCTGACAGTGCGGACGTGCAGCACGGCGTAGAAGACGAGTCGAAGCGGGATTTTCTTTATCTGGCGGCGGGAGCGGTCGGTGCCGTCGGTGTCGCCGGCGCGGTTTGGCCGATGATCAATTCGCTCAATCCGTCGGCCGACGTACTGGCTTTGGCTTCGATCGACGTCGATTTGAGCCCGATTGCGGTCGGACAGTCGATCACGGTCACTTGGCGCGGCAAGCCCGTCTTCATCCGGCATCGCACGGAAGAAGAAATCGCTGTGGCGCGGGAGGTCCCGCTGGACGACCTCATCGACGTTCAGAGCGATGAGGAGCGCGCCGAGCAGCCCCAGTGGCTGGTGATGGTGGGCGTCTGTACGCACCTGGGCTGTATCCCGCTGGGCCAGAATCCGAACGATACGAAGGGCGAGTTCGGCGGCTGGTTCTGCCCTTGCCACGGATCGCACTACGACACCTCCGGTCGAATCCGCAAAGGCCCCGCGCCGCGGAATCTCGAAGTGCCGGCCTATACCTTCATCGACGATACCACGATCACCATCGGTTGA
- a CDS encoding tRNA (cytidine(34)-2'-O)-methyltransferase encodes MKLILYQPDIPQNAGTLLRLGACLGVAVEVIEPCGFVWDDRRLRRAGMDYLAGVHLTRHRSWNAYEEVRRARNERLVLLTTRGEQAYTDFTFAPDDALLLGRESAGVPDEIHGCANASLRIPLRSGQRSLNVAVAGAMVLGEALRQTTQFPQEENP; translated from the coding sequence ATGAAATTGATCCTTTATCAGCCGGACATCCCGCAGAACGCAGGGACGCTGCTACGCCTCGGCGCCTGTCTGGGCGTGGCCGTGGAGGTGATCGAGCCCTGCGGATTCGTCTGGGACGACCGGCGTCTGCGCCGTGCAGGCATGGATTACCTCGCCGGCGTCCACTTGACCCGCCACAGGTCCTGGAACGCCTACGAGGAGGTCCGACGCGCCAGAAACGAGCGGTTGGTGTTACTGACGACCCGGGGTGAGCAGGCCTATACGGACTTCACTTTCGCACCCGACGACGCGCTCCTGCTCGGCCGCGAGAGCGCCGGCGTGCCGGACGAAATCCACGGCTGTGCCAACGCCAGCTTGCGCATCCCGTTGCGAAGCGGGCAGCGTTCCCTCAACGTGGCGGTGGCAGGCGCCATGGTCCTGGGCGAGGCGCTGCGGCAAACGACACAGTTCCCGCAAGAGGAAAATCCATGA
- the hemF gene encoding oxygen-dependent coproporphyrinogen oxidase, which produces MSETAEKSGIWSERQQRAEAWFQELRDEICAAFERLEDELTPPQQHADKPAGRFDYKTWNRTDESTDKGGDTDGTGTPGGGGRMGLMHGRVFEKVGVNTSTVYGTFSPEFAKQIPGAAENPQFWASGISLVAHMQSPLVPAVHMNTRHIVTTKSWFGGGADLNPMYPVEADTDDFHTALRRACDAHDPAYYEKFKAWCDDYFMIKHRGEARGVGGIFYDYLEDDWEADFAFTQDVGRAFLEIYPQLVRRHLQEPWTEEHRQHQLFRRGRYVEFNLIYDRGTTFGLKTGGNVEAILMSLPPLAAWP; this is translated from the coding sequence ATGAGCGAAACAGCGGAAAAATCAGGCATCTGGAGCGAACGGCAACAGCGGGCCGAGGCCTGGTTCCAGGAGCTGCGCGACGAGATCTGTGCCGCCTTCGAGCGGCTGGAGGATGAACTGACTCCGCCGCAGCAGCACGCCGACAAACCAGCCGGGCGCTTCGACTACAAGACCTGGAACCGCACGGACGAAAGTACCGACAAGGGGGGCGACACCGACGGAACCGGCACGCCCGGCGGCGGCGGACGCATGGGCCTGATGCACGGCCGGGTGTTCGAGAAGGTCGGGGTCAATACCTCGACGGTCTATGGCACCTTCAGCCCGGAGTTCGCCAAACAGATCCCCGGTGCCGCCGAGAACCCTCAGTTCTGGGCGTCCGGCATCTCCCTGGTGGCCCACATGCAGTCGCCGCTCGTGCCCGCGGTGCACATGAACACCCGGCATATCGTCACCACCAAGTCCTGGTTCGGCGGCGGCGCCGATCTCAACCCCATGTACCCGGTCGAGGCCGACACGGACGACTTCCATACCGCCCTGCGGCGGGCCTGCGATGCCCACGATCCGGCCTACTACGAGAAGTTCAAGGCCTGGTGCGACGACTACTTCATGATCAAACATCGCGGCGAGGCGCGCGGCGTAGGTGGCATTTTCTACGACTACCTGGAGGACGACTGGGAGGCCGACTTCGCCTTTACCCAAGACGTCGGCCGCGCCTTCCTGGAAATCTATCCGCAGCTCGTCCGGCGCCATCTTCAGGAACCCTGGACGGAGGAGCATCGCCAGCACCAGCTTTTCCGCCGCGGCCGTTATGTCGAGTTCAATCTGATCTACGACCGCGGCACCACCTTCGGCCTCAAGACCGGCGGTAACGTCGAAGCCATCCTGATGTCTCTCCCGCCTCTCGCCGCTTGGCCATAA
- the msrP gene encoding protein-methionine-sulfoxide reductase catalytic subunit MsrP, whose protein sequence is MLIKRRRGWELPESAATPESIYHERRRFLRGAAAGSVLLGAGGLLAACDEPAQADGVAREGLDAVQLAQAASDDPSAHLYPAPRNEAFVLDRDLTEEQLAITYNNFYEFGSSKNIWQRAQDLPIRPWTISLTGEVEQPQELDIDDLLSKVELEERLYRHRCVEAWAMAVPWAGFPMRRLVELAKPLSSAKYVKMVTFMDPDVASGQRSSWYPWPYVEGLTIEEATNELTFMGTGLYGKPMPKQNGSPLRLVVPWKYGFKSIKSIVAFEFTRERPVSFWEEIQANEYGFWANVNPTVPHPRWSQETEELLGVRERVPTLLYNGYGEWVAELYQGKDQTSRTLWM, encoded by the coding sequence ATGCTGATCAAGCGCCGCCGTGGCTGGGAGTTGCCGGAGTCCGCCGCCACACCGGAATCGATTTACCACGAGCGACGACGGTTCCTGCGCGGTGCCGCGGCAGGCTCGGTCCTGCTGGGCGCCGGCGGGCTGCTGGCAGCCTGCGACGAGCCCGCGCAAGCGGACGGCGTAGCGCGCGAAGGGCTGGACGCTGTGCAGCTTGCCCAGGCCGCGAGCGACGACCCCAGCGCGCATCTCTACCCCGCGCCGCGAAACGAGGCTTTCGTGCTCGACCGCGACCTCACCGAAGAGCAGTTGGCCATCACCTACAACAACTTCTATGAGTTCGGCTCGTCCAAGAACATCTGGCAGCGGGCTCAGGACCTGCCGATTCGGCCCTGGACGATCTCGCTCACGGGCGAGGTAGAGCAGCCGCAGGAACTGGACATCGACGATCTGCTGTCCAAGGTCGAGCTGGAAGAGCGGCTCTATCGCCACCGCTGCGTCGAGGCCTGGGCGATGGCGGTTCCCTGGGCGGGCTTCCCGATGCGCCGTCTCGTCGAGCTCGCCAAGCCGCTTTCGTCTGCCAAGTACGTCAAGATGGTGACCTTCATGGACCCCGACGTGGCCTCCGGTCAGCGCTCCAGCTGGTATCCCTGGCCCTACGTGGAGGGCTTGACGATCGAGGAGGCGACCAACGAACTGACCTTCATGGGGACCGGCCTTTACGGCAAGCCCATGCCGAAGCAGAACGGCTCGCCGCTGCGTCTGGTGGTGCCTTGGAAGTACGGCTTCAAGTCGATCAAGTCGATTGTCGCCTTCGAGTTCACGCGGGAGCGCCCGGTCTCCTTCTGGGAGGAGATCCAGGCCAACGAGTACGGCTTCTGGGCCAACGTCAATCCAACGGTCCCGCACCCGCGCTGGAGTCAGGAAACCGAGGAACTTCTGGGTGTCCGCGAAAGGGTCCCGACCCTCCTCTACAACGGTTATGGCGAGTGGGTCGCCGAGCTCTATCAGGGCAAGGACCAGACCAGCCGTACGCTCTGGATGTAA
- a CDS encoding ZIP family metal transporter, which produces MAGFDTFLLGTAASLVAGLGTGLGALAIFAVRRMTAALETLLMSMAAGIMLAASVLSLLLPAIEAAEPTAGATGAGLIASTAVLLGGGLFWLVHRYVPHEHFVKGREGRDSLEVRRLWLFVLAITIHNFPEGLAVGAGFGGDDPERSIALTLGILVQNMPEGFIVAAALVALGYRRRPAFLVALLTGLVEPVGGLLGAGAVAFVAPLLPWALAFAAGAMLFVIGGEMIPETHRRGFESRATFGLLIGFCLMVMIDQTI; this is translated from the coding sequence ATGGCCGGTTTCGATACATTTCTGCTCGGCACCGCCGCCTCTCTGGTGGCGGGGCTGGGCACCGGCCTGGGGGCGCTTGCCATTTTCGCCGTACGGCGAATGACCGCCGCGCTCGAGACGCTGTTGATGAGCATGGCAGCCGGCATCATGCTGGCCGCTTCTGTCCTGTCCTTGCTGCTTCCCGCGATCGAAGCGGCCGAGCCGACGGCCGGAGCGACCGGCGCCGGGTTGATCGCTAGCACCGCCGTCCTGCTCGGTGGGGGCCTCTTCTGGCTGGTTCACCGCTATGTCCCGCACGAGCATTTCGTCAAAGGCCGCGAGGGCCGCGATAGCCTGGAGGTCAGACGCCTTTGGCTTTTCGTGCTGGCGATCACCATCCACAACTTTCCGGAGGGTCTGGCTGTCGGAGCCGGTTTTGGCGGCGACGATCCGGAGCGCTCGATCGCGCTGACTCTTGGCATTCTCGTCCAGAACATGCCCGAGGGTTTTATTGTCGCCGCCGCACTCGTCGCGTTGGGGTACCGGCGTCGGCCGGCCTTCCTGGTCGCTCTTCTGACGGGGCTTGTCGAGCCGGTGGGTGGGCTGCTGGGAGCGGGCGCCGTAGCCTTCGTCGCTCCTTTGCTGCCCTGGGCGCTCGCCTTTGCCGCCGGTGCCATGCTCTTTGTGATCGGTGGGGAAATGATCCCGGAGACGCATCGTAGGGGCTTCGAGAGCCGAGCCACCTTCGGTTTGCTCATCGGCTTCTGTTTGATGGTCATGATCGACCAGACGATCTAG
- a CDS encoding Dps family protein codes for MSLNTGLSEEDRKSVAEGLSRVLADTYTLYLKTQNFHWNVTGPQFGQLHSLFEEQYDELRVAADDVAERIRALGHFAPGSYVQFAELKSVAEAPATPPASDDMIRQLAGDNETLSRVARSVLTAAENAGDEVTIDMMVERMAAHEKAAWMLRAHIQ; via the coding sequence ATGAGCCTTAACACCGGTTTGAGCGAAGAAGACCGCAAGTCTGTCGCCGAGGGCTTGTCGCGCGTATTGGCGGATACCTACACCCTCTATCTCAAGACGCAGAACTTCCACTGGAACGTGACCGGCCCCCAGTTCGGGCAGTTGCACAGCCTGTTCGAGGAGCAGTACGACGAGCTTCGCGTGGCAGCCGACGACGTGGCGGAACGCATTCGCGCCCTCGGCCACTTTGCACCTGGCAGCTACGTGCAGTTTGCCGAGTTGAAGTCGGTTGCCGAAGCGCCGGCCACACCGCCGGCCTCCGACGACATGATCCGCCAGCTTGCGGGCGACAACGAGACTCTTTCGCGGGTTGCGCGCAGCGTCCTGACGGCGGCCGAGAACGCCGGCGATGAAGTGACCATCGACATGATGGTCGAGCGTATGGCCGCCCACGAAAAGGCAGCCTGGATGCTGCGGGCCCACATCCAGTAA
- a CDS encoding elongation factor G: MTKSQQGAARCAVLVGPYGSGKTSLLEALLFAAGTTDRKGLVGDASAEAKARSMSVEPNVAGATYLEDVWSFIDCPGSVELAQDAQDALIAADVAVVVAEPQAAKAQALVPLMKFLDDRQIPHLLFVNKMDKLSQADGERVRDLLAAFQATSSRPLVLRQVPMREGGAVAGAVDLVSERAWHYKPHAPSDLVEIPGDLRDREVEARQTLLETLADFNDDLLEQLLEDKVPANDEVYRHLKANLAADRIVPVFLGSAEQDNGIRRLLKALRHETPGPEAAAGRLGVAPKAEQSGKTGGSEVCAAVARTLNLAHAGKVSVARLLRGSLKEGDRLAGQRLAALFRLQGTQLEKVSSAKAGDLIGLGKLEGIATGNLVCSESAAAADWADPLPPVYALAIQPRKRSDEVKLSAALAKLLEEDRALSLQADRDTGETKLWGQGEVHLRIALDKLSGRFNVEVDAELPQPAYKETIRHGADHHARHKRQTGGHGQFADVRISIAPQPRGAGFAFHDKIVGGAIPKQFIPAVEAGVLDGLRNGPLGFPVVDVAVNLNDGQFHSVDSSEMAFKTAGRIAIQDGLPDCQPVLLEPIHRVVVSVPNAHTSKIHGLLSSRRGQILGFDAKPAWDSWDEVQAYLPAAELRDLIVELRSVTQGIGSFTASFDHLSELTGRLADRVVQGRQAAQ, translated from the coding sequence ATGACGAAGTCGCAACAAGGCGCGGCGCGCTGCGCTGTGCTTGTCGGGCCTTACGGCAGTGGCAAGACCAGCCTGCTCGAGGCCCTGCTCTTCGCCGCCGGAACGACAGATCGCAAGGGTCTTGTAGGCGACGCTTCGGCCGAGGCGAAGGCGCGGAGCATGAGTGTCGAACCCAATGTCGCGGGAGCGACCTACCTGGAGGATGTCTGGTCCTTCATCGACTGTCCCGGCTCCGTCGAACTGGCGCAGGATGCTCAGGATGCGCTCATCGCCGCCGACGTTGCGGTGGTGGTTGCCGAGCCGCAAGCCGCCAAGGCGCAGGCGCTGGTACCCCTGATGAAGTTCTTGGACGATCGGCAGATTCCCCATCTGCTGTTCGTCAACAAGATGGACAAGCTGAGCCAGGCGGACGGCGAACGCGTTCGCGATCTGTTGGCTGCTTTTCAGGCGACGTCCTCCCGGCCATTGGTGCTGCGCCAAGTGCCGATGCGCGAAGGCGGCGCCGTCGCGGGCGCGGTCGATCTGGTGAGCGAGCGGGCCTGGCACTACAAGCCGCACGCGCCGTCCGACCTGGTCGAGATCCCCGGCGATCTCCGCGATCGTGAGGTCGAGGCACGGCAGACGCTGCTTGAGACCTTGGCCGACTTCAACGACGACCTGCTGGAGCAGTTGCTGGAAGACAAAGTCCCGGCGAATGACGAAGTCTATCGTCATTTGAAAGCCAATCTGGCAGCCGATCGCATCGTACCGGTGTTTCTCGGCTCCGCCGAGCAGGACAACGGTATCCGTCGGCTTCTGAAGGCGCTGCGGCACGAAACGCCGGGTCCTGAGGCGGCGGCGGGACGCTTGGGCGTGGCGCCCAAGGCGGAGCAAAGCGGTAAGACCGGGGGCAGCGAAGTCTGTGCAGCGGTTGCGCGGACCCTCAACCTGGCTCATGCCGGCAAGGTATCCGTCGCGCGGCTGCTGCGCGGCAGCTTGAAAGAGGGAGACCGCCTGGCCGGCCAGCGTTTGGCTGCGTTATTCCGTCTGCAGGGCACCCAGCTTGAGAAAGTGAGCAGTGCGAAGGCCGGCGACCTGATCGGCCTGGGTAAGCTCGAGGGTATCGCGACCGGTAACCTGGTCTGTTCCGAAAGCGCCGCCGCAGCCGATTGGGCCGATCCTCTGCCGCCTGTCTATGCTCTGGCGATACAGCCGCGCAAGCGCAGCGACGAAGTCAAATTGAGCGCTGCCTTGGCCAAGCTTTTGGAAGAGGATCGGGCATTGTCTCTCCAGGCCGATCGCGATACCGGAGAGACCAAGCTCTGGGGGCAGGGGGAGGTCCATCTGCGCATCGCGTTGGACAAGCTTTCTGGCCGCTTCAACGTTGAGGTCGATGCGGAACTGCCGCAGCCGGCCTATAAGGAGACGATCCGCCACGGTGCCGACCACCACGCTCGCCACAAGCGCCAGACCGGAGGTCACGGGCAGTTCGCCGATGTCAGGATCAGCATCGCGCCACAGCCGCGCGGTGCCGGCTTCGCCTTCCATGACAAGATCGTCGGTGGCGCCATTCCCAAACAGTTCATTCCAGCGGTGGAGGCCGGTGTCCTGGACGGCTTGAGGAATGGTCCATTGGGCTTTCCGGTTGTCGATGTTGCGGTAAACCTCAACGATGGACAGTTCCACTCGGTCGATTCTTCGGAGATGGCTTTCAAGACGGCTGGCCGTATCGCTATTCAGGACGGCTTGCCGGATTGCCAACCGGTGTTGTTGGAACCGATCCACCGCGTGGTCGTCTCCGTGCCCAACGCGCATACCAGCAAGATCCATGGACTGCTCTCTAGCCGGCGCGGTCAGATTCTCGGCTTCGACGCCAAACCCGCCTGGGACAGCTGGGATGAAGTTCAGGCTTACCTGCCGGCGGCGGAGCTGCGCGACTTGATCGTCGAACTGCGCTCCGTCACCCAGGGCATCGGCAGCTTTACCGCCAGTTTCGATCATCTCTCCGAGTTGACCGGGCGTTTGGCCGATCGCGTCGTGCAGGGTCGACAGGCGGCGCAGTAG
- a CDS encoding NAD(P)/FAD-dependent oxidoreductase codes for MTRLGNRLSPDSLLLSDAMIGWNQSLSRSFDVVIAGGGVIGSAVAYFLAAHPDFDGRVCVVERDPSYQSGATARSAGSIRQQFSTPENIRMSQFGVTFLKALGETLAVEGERPDVQLQEGGYLFLASVAGLETLRANHTVQQAEGAPVTLLDCDGLAARFPWLNLEGLAAGCFGTAEEGWFDPFALLQAFRRKAVALGVTYLADEVVDIARQGHRIGAVELAAGGRLGCGWLVNAAGIRARDLARMAGIEGLPVHPRKRQVFVFNCREPLPGCPLIIDPSGLYVRPEGSGFICGISPGPGEPDPDCDDLEVDHGLFEERLWPLLAARVPAFEAIKPAGAWAGHYDLNSFDANAILGAHPELPNFLFANGFSGHGLQQSPAVGRALAELIAEGRYVSLDLSRFGYERIAATQPIIEKNVV; via the coding sequence ATGACCCGGCTTGGCAATCGCCTTTCGCCCGACTCACTGTTACTTTCCGATGCCATGATAGGGTGGAATCAGTCCCTCTCTCGCAGCTTCGACGTGGTGATCGCCGGCGGCGGCGTGATCGGCTCCGCCGTGGCCTATTTCCTGGCGGCCCATCCGGACTTCGACGGTCGCGTTTGCGTTGTCGAGCGGGACCCCAGCTACCAGAGCGGCGCCACGGCTCGCTCGGCCGGATCGATCCGGCAACAATTCTCGACGCCCGAGAACATCCGAATGTCACAATTCGGCGTGACGTTCCTGAAGGCCCTTGGCGAAACCTTGGCAGTCGAGGGCGAACGCCCCGATGTGCAGTTGCAAGAGGGCGGCTATCTCTTCCTGGCTAGCGTGGCGGGGCTTGAGACCCTGCGCGCGAACCATACGGTGCAGCAGGCGGAGGGCGCCCCCGTGACCCTGCTCGACTGCGACGGTCTGGCGGCGCGCTTTCCCTGGTTGAACCTGGAGGGCCTGGCCGCCGGCTGCTTCGGCACCGCGGAGGAAGGCTGGTTCGACCCTTTCGCGCTGCTGCAAGCCTTCCGGCGCAAAGCCGTGGCGCTCGGTGTCACCTATCTGGCCGACGAAGTGGTCGACATCGCCCGGCAGGGCCACCGTATCGGCGCCGTGGAATTGGCTGCCGGCGGACGCCTGGGCTGCGGCTGGCTGGTGAACGCCGCCGGGATCCGGGCACGAGACTTGGCCAGGATGGCGGGGATCGAGGGTCTACCGGTTCACCCCCGCAAGCGCCAGGTCTTCGTTTTCAACTGCCGGGAACCGCTTCCGGGCTGTCCGCTGATCATCGACCCGAGTGGCCTCTACGTTCGGCCGGAAGGCAGCGGCTTCATTTGCGGCATCTCGCCTGGGCCGGGCGAGCCGGACCCCGACTGCGACGACTTGGAAGTCGATCACGGCCTGTTCGAGGAACGGCTCTGGCCGCTGTTGGCCGCACGCGTGCCGGCCTTCGAGGCGATCAAGCCGGCCGGCGCCTGGGCCGGTCACTACGATCTCAACAGCTTCGACGCCAACGCCATTCTCGGCGCCCATCCGGAGCTGCCCAACTTTCTCTTTGCCAACGGATTCTCTGGCCATGGCCTGCAGCAGAGTCCCGCCGTCGGCCGGGCCCTGGCCGAGTTGATTGCCGAAGGCCGTTACGTCAGCCTGGATCTCAGCCGCTTCGGCTACGAACGCATCGCCGCGACGCAACCGATCATCGAAAAGAACGTGGTCTAG
- a CDS encoding PAS domain-containing protein has protein sequence MPFDLKSTVAELGERIVHPEQTAFLDYWFSRSSAGRLPARRDLDPLDFPSLLPRIALIDVVSENGRLSFRYRLAGTEIVARARRDPTGKRFDELYSGDYLTQAQALYEQIVASGLPHLSERIYPVEDGREALHYYRLILPLASDGATVDMVALLIAVIDQRRLDDALEAFR, from the coding sequence ATGCCGTTCGATCTCAAATCCACTGTGGCCGAGCTTGGCGAGCGGATCGTGCATCCCGAGCAAACTGCCTTTCTCGACTACTGGTTTTCGCGCTCGAGCGCGGGGCGGCTGCCGGCCCGGCGCGACCTCGACCCGCTCGATTTCCCCAGTCTTCTGCCGCGTATCGCGCTGATCGACGTGGTGAGCGAAAACGGTCGGTTGAGCTTCCGCTACCGTCTGGCCGGCACGGAAATCGTTGCACGGGCCCGGCGCGATCCCACCGGCAAGCGCTTCGACGAACTCTATAGCGGCGATTACCTGACACAGGCGCAAGCGCTCTACGAGCAAATCGTGGCATCCGGTTTGCCGCATCTCTCCGAACGGATCTACCCGGTCGAGGACGGCCGCGAGGCCCTGCACTATTATCGCCTGATCCTGCCTCTTGCGAGCGATGGTGCCACGGTCGACATGGTCGCTCTGCTGATCGCGGTGATCGACCAGCGGCGCCTCGACGACGCTCTGGAGGCCTTCCGTTGA
- a CDS encoding inner membrane-spanning protein YciB — MRKDESRAPGRDKGPAWLKPACDYVPLLVFLAVYFASDILTATAALMAATLLAVIASWAVARAIPWLPLFAAAILGVFGGLTLAFEDDIWLKIRPTVMQVIFAVALYGSLLLGKPLLKLMINRAFAMPDPAWRVMTLRFALFFLVMAVLNEVVWRTQSTDFWVTFDTIGQMGINFIFAMSQLPYMLRQHEAAQAAEKGGDIRPGDEST; from the coding sequence TTGCGGAAGGATGAGTCTCGGGCTCCCGGTCGCGATAAGGGCCCTGCCTGGCTGAAGCCGGCCTGCGACTACGTACCCTTGCTGGTTTTTCTGGCGGTCTACTTCGCCAGCGACATCCTGACTGCCACCGCTGCGTTGATGGCGGCGACTCTGCTGGCCGTGATCGCCTCCTGGGCCGTGGCGCGGGCCATTCCCTGGTTGCCGCTTTTCGCTGCCGCGATCCTCGGTGTTTTCGGCGGCCTGACCTTGGCCTTCGAGGACGACATCTGGTTGAAGATCCGTCCGACGGTGATGCAGGTGATCTTCGCCGTCGCACTCTACGGCTCCCTGCTGCTCGGCAAACCGCTGTTGAAGTTGATGATCAACCGCGCCTTCGCCATGCCGGACCCGGCTTGGCGCGTGATGACGCTCCGCTTCGCTCTCTTCTTCCTCGTAATGGCGGTCCTCAACGAAGTGGTCTGGCGGACCCAGTCGACCGACTTTTGGGTCACCTTCGACACGATCGGCCAGATGGGCATCAACTTCATTTTCGCCATGAGCCAGCTTCCCTACATGCTGCGTCAGCACGAAGCGGCGCAAGCGGCTGAAAAGGGGGGCGATATTCGACCAGGGGATGAAAGCACCTAG
- a CDS encoding ketopantoate reductase family protein, which yields MKILIFGSGGIGGYFGARLAEAGEEVVFVARGAFAEALHRDGLRIFSARGDLHLKPVAVHESAETTGAVDAVLICTKMWSLPEAAEAIRPLLTPDTAVVPLQNGVEAVDWLSEAIGPENLLGGVAYISAHIEAPGTIRHNTQHARIVFGELDGRRSARAEALYEALERAGIDAVLTDDVTRALWEKFSTLAPLAGACSYFRKDIAGVRDSAGGRELLQALAGECIAVGRARGVALPEGWEDKVYARFDELGGAVKPSMLVDLERGNPLELEWLSGATLRLGEATDIDTPASRKVYNELRPFAEGRSKSLAEG from the coding sequence ATGAAGATTCTGATCTTCGGCAGCGGCGGAATCGGCGGCTACTTCGGCGCCCGTCTGGCCGAAGCGGGTGAGGAGGTGGTCTTCGTCGCCCGCGGCGCCTTTGCGGAGGCTCTGCACCGTGACGGCCTGCGGATCTTCTCGGCCCGTGGCGATCTGCATCTCAAGCCTGTGGCGGTGCATGAGAGCGCAGAGACGACGGGAGCGGTCGACGCGGTGCTGATCTGTACCAAGATGTGGTCGCTTCCCGAGGCGGCCGAGGCGATTCGCCCACTCTTGACGCCGGATACGGCCGTGGTGCCGCTGCAAAACGGTGTCGAAGCCGTCGATTGGCTCAGCGAGGCGATAGGGCCGGAAAACCTGCTGGGCGGTGTCGCCTACATCTCCGCGCACATCGAGGCGCCGGGTACGATTCGCCACAACACGCAGCACGCCCGTATCGTCTTCGGGGAACTGGACGGCCGCCGTTCCGCCCGCGCGGAAGCGCTATACGAGGCATTGGAGCGCGCGGGGATCGATGCAGTCCTGACCGACGACGTGACGCGCGCCCTCTGGGAGAAGTTCAGCACCCTGGCCCCCTTGGCGGGGGCTTGCAGCTACTTTCGCAAGGATATCGCGGGGGTCCGCGACAGCGCCGGGGGGCGTGAGTTGCTGCAGGCGCTGGCAGGCGAGTGTATCGCGGTTGGCCGGGCGCGTGGCGTCGCCTTGCCCGAAGGGTGGGAAGACAAGGTCTATGCGCGCTTCGACGAACTGGGCGGCGCCGTCAAGCCCTCCATGTTGGTCGACCTGGAGCGTGGCAACCCTCTGGAGCTGGAGTGGCTGAGCGGCGCGACGCTGCGCTTGGGCGAAGCCACCGATATCGACACGCCGGCCAGCCGCAAAGTCTACAACGAACTTCGTCCCTTCGCCGAGGGAAGGAGCAAGAGTCTTGCGGAAGGATGA